One part of the Olleya sp. YS genome encodes these proteins:
- a CDS encoding thymidine kinase, translated as MFLENTVNQKEQFGWIEVICGSMFSGKTEELIRRLKRAQFAKQKVEIFKPAIDVRYDDEKVVSHDANEIRSTPVPAAANIPILADGCDVVGIDEAQFFDDEIVRVCNDLANKGIRVIVAGLDMDFKGNPFGPMPNLMATAEYVTKVHAVCTRTGNLAQYSFRKSKNDSLVLLGETEEYEPLSRAAYYKATMREKIRQMKVNDAEELDAKTKTSNG; from the coding sequence ATGTTTCTTGAAAATACTGTAAATCAAAAAGAACAATTTGGATGGATTGAAGTCATCTGCGGATCAATGTTTTCTGGTAAAACAGAAGAATTAATCCGACGATTAAAACGTGCGCAATTTGCAAAACAAAAAGTAGAAATCTTTAAACCAGCAATTGACGTGCGTTATGATGATGAAAAAGTCGTGTCTCATGATGCTAACGAGATAAGATCCACACCTGTTCCTGCTGCTGCGAATATCCCAATTTTAGCAGATGGCTGTGATGTAGTTGGTATTGACGAAGCACAGTTTTTTGACGACGAGATTGTGCGTGTCTGTAACGATTTAGCCAATAAAGGTATTCGCGTTATTGTTGCTGGATTAGATATGGATTTTAAAGGTAACCCTTTTGGGCCAATGCCAAATTTAATGGCTACTGCAGAATATGTTACTAAAGTACACGCTGTTTGTACTAGAACAGGAAACTTAGCGCAATACAGTTTTAGAAAATCTAAAAATGACAGTTTAGTACTATTAGGCGAAACAGAAGAGTACGAACCATTAAGTCGTGCTGCTTATTACAAAGCCACTATGCGTGAAAAAATAAGACAAATGAAAGTGAATGATGCCGAAGAATTAGACGCCAAAACCAAAACATCTAATGGCTAA